The following coding sequences lie in one Balneola vulgaris DSM 17893 genomic window:
- a CDS encoding DUF2341 domain-containing protein, producing the protein MNFNYIHRFAYLTKTLLTLILALLISEVAFAQLSGYQYRKKFSVDNTKVSGASNLTNFPVLISLTDADMATVANGGKVTSAQGYDIAFTSDDGATQLDHELESYNASTGQILFWVRFPTLNATVDTDFFIYFGNASQTTDQSVNTTWDSSYKLVLHLDDFNDATLEGNNGTNNGTTSTTGKIGNARQFSSAGNDFISIADDASLDITGDITFSAWFNVNNFAEVPDLITKGDYNQAYSSWIRNDGTLRLGTDNNTLTSTGTVTSATTAFVTFTKSATGRTIYINNTNAGSDGTATNFSTNNSPLTISTAAYPLNGWVDEVRVSNVARSQDWVFTEYENQNTPNTFYTENPENPVLANIESNALSFNAGGSAQFITSDITIATPFADSIVSATVQITGNYLSTEDVLAFSNTALITGTWTVGTGTMTLSGKASLADYQSALRSITYNNTNASTPSQAARTISFTVNDEFYASNTATRNVNITTTLTDLSTDFPNTVFHFDAQDIDGDLLTNDQPADGSLVTTWRDRSQNAGGSSVTITNAAPAGDEPIFDSNYFGERGGLYFNYNANNNGDNFQVDDDALINTNGPYTQKSFAAVFRTGTDLTGLQIIYEQGGGSKGYQISIKDGILYAYAWSNDASWTDGDDQSINLGSVSTNTSYIVIATHDATAQTWSARVNGGSLVQSAGIAPSMGNHNGDPTIGEEDGTSDPVNFNNPGGPTYNFDGYIGELISWNSSLNGGQAQSIYNFLCDKWCNTPSVLSSIEGSDIDYNEADPPTAITSTIVLTDVDNTVVDSAHVVISNNYVPSEDVLASTPAGGIISTWDAVTGTLRLTGTASLADYQSTLRSVTYENTDGVAPTVQLRQIDFKVFDWDDESNTQSRNINVIGNNSPPVISGVSGPAFTYTEGTGAVSPPITVTITDDDDTNIESATIAISNNYQLGEDVLGFTNTANITGSWNSTTGVLTLTGSDTKANYETAIESFTFENTSSDPVEVTRTFSAKVNDGDNDSNTQTRDLDFVAVNSKPVLSNIEGTNLSYPNEAVQITNTIEVSDPDNTMIDSAFVVISGNFKATEDSLIYSTLFGISGNYNTANGRLKLTGTSSFSDYETALRSVKYKNFATIPSGPERVVSFIIHDGDLASDTLKRTLDVSAVEAISDLKVWLRADVGVVTSGSEVVTWEDQSGNGNDYTGISGSGTRPTLNASSAPLGGQPSIEFVGNGDSFEDADGHTNYLNSMTEFTLFVVYKSDVTNTDKGLFIGDTPSGADEIITIRYDAAGANNGGSFTNVIKTGVVGNNAANQLESFSDIQSTDAQITSLHWESGATYDIFVDGILNNPSSAGPPPTGTITTATTAILGKGGKDSGTASWDGQIAEFILYCKSLTDAEREKVEDYLSEKYNAAIRKITPAAGGEAISADDANTTYTSLTGPVIQEGLPGELNASGTLILKAPTGYEWNTSATYNVTEAPAYGGSTTLDASFTSVTVTDLTYTIDVASASNPGQLTFTGLEIRPTTGILPNTGNITNIGSTGQGGGTNYGTLTMIPGTVDSLTFVQQPTITNIDSVITPSVRVQLVDQFGNEVETSGTTVSIAKASGAGTLGGTTSVSTNALGIAEFNDLTLDNTGTHTLITSSTGLDSETSNSFEIVNAGVLVGFRVERSPSGNISSKTAGQSFNTVITAIDGTGNTITTFNGTVVMSSSCTMGVGQGTTANFTSGVLSSHTVSITSVGNCTLTATNSSGSENGTSNSFTVSAGAADATKSKITAAPTVILNDGASTSTITVQLKDAYGNNLTTGGATVTLSPTAGSMGTVTDNGNGTYSATLTSSTSVTTSIITGTVGGSAITDNATVEFAAFSHIWESQLGAPANATNWEDGDNWNSNTVPTAASVVLIPASPAEGNEFPVVDITNTTINTLSIEAGAQVSVSGSVNFVVTGDVTGGGNVLGSNNDSLTVGGNLDVPDVTLGNLIFDGSSNQTIVSPSTFVNVEVDNPGTVFTTDNFTVTGTLSLTDGELFIPSGNNLIANTKTYGTGTLRFQREISGVRGWRILSSPVASTYGDFLDGTVTQGYSGAFYSTGSMPGDTLQPNVLTYIESYPGTDNQRYRAPTSSAQSLTQGQGVFVFFFGDIAADSRYNEPLPDTLDVSGQEFDGNGTQVDFGITYTTAADSGWNLIGNPFGATIDWDDNTNWNKTNVESTIYVWDPAANAGNGEYLTWNGTTGTLGNGLIAPFQGFWVKANANSPSLIVNKDVKTTGGNFIRKQNARTEPVLQLEAITDGLSKRTNLMFSDEGSLGIDNKDGYRLVPFSSSHIEFYTLLEDGTQMSINNLPLDFNNRIRIPLTINGYKDNEPISGDFTIRLAGQRNLPDDWIVLLRDKETGDIINLTENSEHTFFYGTKAKINSNTSSSPKKMKITNKSESQATRFELQISTEEIEATIPQTSFLNQNYPNPFNPETVIPFGISEQSEVSLIVYNVLGQKIKTLVNQSLAAGTYDITFQANDLATGVYFYRLITNEGTFVKKLTFIK; encoded by the coding sequence GTGAATTTTAACTATATACATAGATTTGCATACTTAACTAAGACTTTACTTACACTCATTCTTGCACTTCTGATATCAGAAGTGGCATTTGCCCAATTGTCGGGTTATCAGTACCGAAAGAAATTTTCGGTTGATAACACAAAAGTAAGTGGTGCGAGTAACTTAACGAACTTTCCTGTTCTTATTAGTCTTACAGATGCTGATATGGCCACAGTAGCCAATGGTGGCAAGGTTACTAGTGCACAAGGCTATGATATTGCCTTCACGTCGGATGATGGAGCTACTCAACTGGACCACGAACTTGAAAGCTATAATGCCTCAACTGGGCAGATTTTATTCTGGGTGCGCTTCCCTACCCTCAATGCTACCGTTGACACTGATTTTTTCATTTACTTTGGAAACGCATCCCAAACAACCGATCAATCGGTTAATACTACGTGGGATAGCAGTTACAAACTTGTACTTCACTTAGACGACTTTAACGATGCCACCTTAGAAGGCAATAACGGTACCAATAACGGAACTACTTCTACAACTGGTAAAATTGGAAATGCCCGTCAGTTTTCATCGGCTGGAAATGATTTCATTTCTATTGCGGATGATGCCAGTTTAGATATTACTGGAGATATTACTTTTTCAGCATGGTTTAACGTAAACAACTTTGCCGAAGTGCCAGATTTAATTACTAAAGGAGATTATAATCAGGCTTATTCTAGTTGGATCAGAAATGATGGTACACTCAGATTAGGTACCGATAACAATACCCTTACAAGTACGGGTACGGTAACATCAGCTACAACAGCTTTTGTTACATTTACAAAGTCTGCTACTGGTCGTACTATTTACATAAATAACACAAATGCGGGTAGCGATGGTACAGCAACGAATTTCAGCACCAATAATAGCCCGTTAACCATTTCTACAGCCGCATACCCATTAAATGGCTGGGTGGATGAAGTACGAGTTTCGAATGTTGCTCGAAGCCAAGATTGGGTATTCACAGAGTATGAAAACCAAAATACTCCCAATACTTTCTATACCGAAAATCCCGAAAACCCCGTTTTAGCCAATATTGAATCTAATGCATTGAGCTTTAATGCTGGCGGTTCCGCTCAATTTATTACTTCTGATATTACGATCGCCACTCCTTTTGCTGATTCTATAGTCAGCGCTACCGTTCAAATCACGGGTAATTACCTTTCCACTGAAGATGTGCTAGCTTTTAGTAATACCGCCCTTATAACTGGAACATGGACCGTAGGTACCGGCACTATGACCTTATCGGGTAAAGCCAGTCTTGCGGATTACCAAAGTGCACTCAGAAGCATCACTTACAACAACACCAATGCTTCTACTCCTAGCCAAGCTGCACGTACAATATCATTTACCGTAAACGATGAGTTTTATGCTAGTAACACAGCTACTAGAAACGTAAATATTACAACCACCTTAACTGATTTATCTACTGATTTCCCGAATACAGTATTTCACTTCGATGCTCAAGATATCGACGGTGATTTATTAACAAATGACCAGCCTGCAGATGGAAGTCTTGTAACTACCTGGAGAGATCGTTCACAAAATGCAGGTGGTAGTTCTGTTACCATTACAAATGCAGCTCCAGCTGGCGATGAACCCATTTTTGATTCCAATTACTTTGGTGAGCGTGGAGGGTTATACTTCAATTACAATGCCAATAATAATGGGGATAATTTTCAAGTAGATGATGATGCTCTAATAAATACAAATGGCCCGTATACTCAAAAATCATTTGCAGCAGTATTTAGAACAGGTACGGATTTAACAGGCTTACAAATTATATACGAGCAAGGTGGCGGCTCTAAGGGCTATCAAATTTCCATTAAAGACGGAATTTTATATGCCTATGCATGGAGTAACGATGCATCATGGACAGATGGCGATGATCAGTCAATCAACTTAGGTTCTGTATCAACGAATACAAGCTATATTGTAATTGCAACCCATGATGCTACTGCTCAAACATGGTCGGCAAGAGTCAACGGTGGTTCACTTGTTCAAAGTGCAGGTATTGCTCCTTCAATGGGAAATCATAACGGTGACCCTACCATTGGGGAAGAAGATGGTACTTCAGATCCAGTAAATTTCAATAATCCAGGTGGACCAACCTATAACTTCGATGGATATATAGGTGAGTTAATATCTTGGAACTCATCCTTGAATGGTGGGCAAGCTCAGAGTATCTATAACTTCCTATGCGATAAATGGTGTAATACCCCATCAGTTTTATCTTCCATCGAAGGTTCAGACATAGATTATAACGAAGCCGACCCTCCTACCGCTATCACTTCAACCATTGTATTAACGGATGTTGACAATACCGTTGTTGATTCAGCTCATGTTGTAATTTCGAATAATTATGTTCCTAGTGAAGATGTATTAGCCTCAACTCCAGCTGGTGGTATAATTAGTACTTGGGATGCTGTTACAGGAACTCTCCGTTTAACTGGAACAGCTAGTTTAGCTGACTATCAATCTACTTTACGTTCCGTTACCTACGAGAATACCGATGGCGTTGCACCTACTGTTCAGCTTCGCCAAATCGATTTTAAAGTGTTTGATTGGGACGATGAAAGTAACACCCAATCTCGCAATATCAATGTAATTGGAAATAACTCCCCTCCAGTAATATCTGGTGTATCCGGACCAGCGTTTACCTATACAGAAGGTACAGGTGCTGTTTCTCCTCCAATTACCGTTACCATAACGGATGACGATGACACGAACATTGAATCGGCAACCATTGCTATTTCCAATAACTACCAGTTAGGCGAAGATGTTTTAGGATTTACTAATACCGCAAATATTACAGGGTCATGGAATAGTACAACTGGTGTACTCACACTTACCGGTTCAGATACCAAAGCCAACTATGAGACTGCCATTGAAAGCTTCACTTTTGAAAATACAAGTTCTGACCCTGTTGAAGTTACCCGAACATTTTCGGCTAAAGTAAATGACGGGGACAACGACAGTAATACTCAAACGAGAGATCTCGACTTTGTTGCTGTAAACTCGAAACCGGTGCTTTCAAATATTGAGGGGACTAATCTAAGTTACCCGAATGAAGCTGTCCAAATAACAAATACCATTGAAGTTTCAGATCCGGATAATACCATGATTGATAGTGCTTTTGTGGTTATTTCGGGAAACTTTAAGGCTACGGAAGATTCACTTATTTACAGCACACTATTTGGCATTAGTGGAAATTATAATACCGCGAATGGTCGACTGAAACTCACGGGTACTTCTTCCTTTAGTGATTATGAAACCGCTCTTCGATCGGTTAAATACAAGAACTTTGCCACCATTCCTTCAGGCCCTGAACGTGTTGTTAGCTTTATCATCCATGATGGAGACTTAGCTAGTGATACATTAAAAAGAACATTGGATGTAAGTGCTGTTGAAGCCATTTCGGATCTTAAAGTTTGGCTTCGTGCCGACGTAGGTGTGGTTACTAGTGGTAGCGAAGTGGTTACATGGGAAGATCAAAGTGGTAACGGCAATGATTATACAGGGATTTCTGGGTCTGGTACTCGTCCGACTTTAAACGCCTCTTCTGCTCCTCTTGGTGGGCAACCATCCATTGAATTCGTCGGTAATGGCGATAGCTTCGAAGATGCCGATGGACATACGAATTATTTAAATAGTATGACTGAGTTTACACTGTTTGTAGTATATAAATCTGATGTAACCAATACCGATAAAGGCTTATTTATAGGAGATACCCCAAGTGGTGCCGATGAAATCATCACAATTCGTTATGATGCCGCGGGCGCAAATAACGGTGGATCGTTTACGAATGTAATTAAAACTGGAGTGGTTGGTAATAATGCAGCAAATCAGTTAGAAAGTTTCTCAGATATTCAGAGTACTGATGCCCAAATTACGAGTTTACATTGGGAATCAGGGGCAACCTACGATATTTTTGTTGATGGTATTTTGAATAACCCAAGTTCAGCGGGTCCTCCACCCACAGGAACCATTACCACAGCAACAACAGCTATTCTTGGTAAAGGCGGCAAAGATTCAGGTACTGCTAGTTGGGACGGCCAAATTGCCGAGTTTATCTTGTACTGTAAAAGTTTAACGGATGCCGAAAGAGAAAAAGTAGAAGATTATCTATCTGAAAAATACAATGCGGCTATCCGAAAAATTACACCTGCTGCTGGCGGTGAAGCCATTTCTGCCGACGATGCAAATACAACCTACACTTCTCTTACTGGACCTGTGATTCAAGAAGGTTTACCTGGTGAACTCAATGCATCAGGTACACTAATTCTTAAAGCACCAACAGGTTACGAATGGAATACCTCTGCTACCTATAATGTTACTGAAGCACCTGCCTATGGTGGTTCAACTACATTAGATGCTTCTTTCACAAGTGTAACGGTTACAGACCTAACCTACACCATTGATGTTGCCTCCGCCTCAAACCCTGGGCAGTTAACTTTTACGGGGCTTGAAATAAGACCTACTACAGGCATATTACCTAATACAGGAAACATCACCAATATCGGATCTACAGGCCAAGGTGGTGGAACGAACTATGGTACCCTTACCATGATTCCGGGTACAGTTGATAGTTTAACCTTCGTTCAACAACCAACCATAACCAATATTGATAGTGTTATCACACCTTCAGTACGCGTTCAATTGGTAGATCAATTTGGAAACGAAGTAGAGACTAGTGGTACTACGGTAAGTATTGCAAAAGCATCTGGAGCGGGGACTCTTGGCGGAACTACTTCGGTGAGTACCAATGCCTTAGGTATAGCAGAATTTAATGACTTAACACTTGATAATACGGGCACTCATACCCTTATCACTTCATCAACAGGTCTTGACTCTGAAACCAGTAACTCCTTCGAAATTGTTAACGCTGGAGTATTGGTTGGATTTAGAGTTGAACGTAGTCCTTCAGGCAACATAAGTTCTAAAACAGCAGGGCAATCTTTTAACACCGTAATTACAGCCATAGATGGTACTGGGAATACAATAACTACGTTTAATGGCACTGTAGTAATGAGTTCTTCTTGTACTATGGGAGTTGGACAAGGTACTACCGCTAATTTTACCTCAGGTGTACTTTCGTCACATACTGTGAGCATTACCAGTGTTGGTAACTGTACGTTAACTGCAACGAATTCAAGTGGTAGTGAAAATGGTACAAGTAACTCATTTACAGTAAGTGCAGGTGCTGCGGATGCAACCAAATCTAAAATTACAGCCGCACCAACAGTTATTCTAAACGACGGTGCTAGTACATCTACAATTACTGTTCAACTCAAAGACGCTTACGGTAACAATTTAACTACGGGTGGTGCAACGGTAACCTTATCCCCTACTGCTGGCTCAATGGGTACAGTTACAGATAATGGAAATGGGACCTATTCAGCTACCCTAACTTCTTCTACTAGTGTAACCACGTCTATTATCACAGGTACAGTGGGTGGCTCTGCCATTACTGATAATGCTACCGTAGAGTTTGCTGCCTTCAGTCATATTTGGGAAAGTCAATTGGGAGCCCCAGCTAATGCAACCAATTGGGAAGACGGTGATAACTGGAACTCAAATACTGTACCAACAGCGGCCTCAGTGGTTCTTATTCCTGCAAGTCCAGCAGAAGGAAATGAATTTCCTGTAGTAGATATCACTAACACCACTATTAATACTCTTTCCATTGAGGCAGGTGCACAAGTTTCAGTTTCAGGGTCTGTAAACTTTGTGGTTACTGGAGATGTAACCGGTGGCGGTAACGTACTAGGATCCAACAATGACTCCTTAACCGTGGGTGGTAACCTCGACGTACCCGATGTTACTTTAGGTAACCTCATCTTTGATGGAAGCAGCAACCAAACTATTGTTAGCCCTAGTACTTTCGTGAATGTTGAAGTGGATAACCCTGGAACTGTATTCACTACCGACAACTTCACCGTAACGGGCACTTTATCTTTAACAGATGGAGAACTATTTATACCCTCTGGAAACAATTTAATAGCAAATACCAAAACCTACGGAACTGGAACTCTTAGATTCCAACGTGAAATTAGTGGGGTTCGTGGATGGCGTATACTTTCCTCTCCTGTTGCCTCCACTTATGGTGATTTCTTAGATGGCACTGTTACTCAAGGGTATTCAGGAGCATTTTACAGCACGGGATCAATGCCAGGTGATACTCTGCAGCCAAATGTTCTAACCTATATCGAAAGTTATCCAGGAACAGATAATCAACGCTATCGTGCCCCTACGAGTTCGGCTCAGTCTTTAACTCAGGGACAAGGTGTGTTTGTATTCTTCTTTGGAGATATCGCTGCTGACTCACGTTACAATGAACCTTTACCTGATACCTTAGATGTAAGTGGACAAGAATTTGATGGTAATGGAACTCAAGTTGACTTCGGTATTACCTACACCACGGCCGCTGATTCAGGTTGGAACTTAATTGGGAATCCATTTGGTGCCACTATTGATTGGGATGATAATACCAATTGGAACAAAACTAATGTGGAATCGACCATTTATGTTTGGGATCCTGCAGCAAATGCTGGCAATGGTGAATACCTAACATGGAACGGTACTACGGGTACACTCGGAAATGGACTTATAGCTCCTTTCCAAGGATTCTGGGTTAAAGCGAATGCGAATAGTCCTTCACTGATTGTAAATAAAGATGTTAAAACCACGGGTGGAAATTTCATAAGAAAGCAAAATGCTAGAACTGAACCCGTACTACAACTAGAAGCCATTACGGATGGGTTAAGTAAACGCACCAACTTAATGTTCAGTGATGAAGGTAGTTTGGGCATTGATAACAAAGACGGGTATCGCTTAGTACCATTCTCAAGCTCACATATTGAATTCTATACTCTGCTTGAAGACGGCACTCAAATGTCGATTAACAACCTACCCCTCGATTTCAACAATCGTATTCGGATTCCGCTCACTATTAATGGCTATAAGGATAATGAACCGATATCCGGTGACTTTACCATTCGATTAGCTGGACAAAGAAATTTACCTGACGATTGGATTGTTTTACTTCGTGATAAAGAGACCGGGGATATTATAAACCTCACTGAGAATAGTGAGCACACCTTCTTTTATGGTACTAAAGCTAAAATAAACTCGAACACATCTTCATCGCCTAAGAAAATGAAGATTACGAATAAGAGTGAATCACAAGCAACTCGCTTTGAACTACAAATTAGTACAGAAGAAATTGAAGCGACTATTCCACAGACCTCTTTCTTGAATCAAAACTACCCGAATCCGTTTAACCCTGAAACGGTCATTCCTTTTGGTATAAGTGAACAAAGTGAGGTGTCGTTGATCGTTTATAATGTATTGGGACAAAAAATTAAAACATTGGTTAATCAATCGTTAGCTGCTGGAACTTACGATATCACTTTCCAAGCAAACGATTTGGCCACAGGAGTTTATTTTTATCGATTAATCACAAATGAAGGTACATTTGTCAAAAAATTGACGTTTATTAAATAA
- a CDS encoding DUF4900 domain-containing protein — protein MGRGLLLIVSGLVVIVGISKINVQKQIEYLPENTVDYYYEQQARNISISLVDEAIQMLLKDNDWTGSIETNENYVGSGILKSYDQTTISQLSDSVTVKQWDQYTVVLYSEAEYEGYRISTEVLMSRDSFSKYSYYTNTQPSNIYFTSKDTLSGPVHTNGTFRIAGNPVFNGFVTSPAGGWIGHYSYSNNPQFNGGSNFNAPVKSFDVRDQVNELVVKANSGGLSFNTAILVQPKANGTVDISVPNGIYWSTPTNYDMSTFNGIITSTEEIDITGTVNGQLTIHSAKDIEIIGDVTYNTDPRVDITSTDFLGLVAEQEIRVDQYAHTFSGSGDLNIHASMMAMNRSFYVEDYTLGSPRGVLNILGGLIQEERGPVSTFNRYGLSSGYSKDYEYDERLRYNIPPSFPRERVFSILHWKDKVISRPTSSS, from the coding sequence ATGGGACGAGGATTATTATTAATAGTAAGCGGTCTAGTTGTAATTGTAGGCATCTCTAAAATCAATGTTCAAAAACAGATTGAATACTTGCCCGAAAACACGGTCGACTACTACTATGAACAACAAGCACGTAATATTTCAATCAGTTTAGTTGATGAAGCCATTCAGATGCTCCTAAAAGACAATGACTGGACTGGTTCTATTGAAACAAATGAAAATTATGTGGGTTCAGGTATCTTGAAATCCTACGACCAAACTACCATTTCACAATTATCTGATTCGGTAACGGTAAAGCAATGGGATCAATATACAGTAGTACTCTATAGCGAGGCTGAATATGAAGGGTATAGAATTTCTACTGAAGTGTTGATGTCTCGTGATTCATTTTCAAAGTATTCTTACTACACGAATACGCAGCCTTCAAATATTTACTTTACTAGTAAAGATACCTTAAGTGGGCCTGTACATACCAATGGTACCTTCCGAATTGCCGGTAACCCCGTATTTAATGGCTTTGTGACTAGCCCTGCCGGAGGATGGATTGGCCATTATTCTTATTCAAACAATCCTCAATTTAATGGTGGCTCAAACTTTAACGCTCCTGTTAAAAGTTTTGATGTTAGAGATCAAGTAAATGAATTAGTTGTAAAGGCGAATAGTGGTGGATTAAGCTTTAATACGGCCATTTTGGTTCAACCCAAAGCAAATGGAACCGTTGATATAAGTGTACCGAATGGCATTTATTGGAGTACGCCTACTAATTATGATATGAGCACCTTTAATGGAATTATCACTTCGACTGAAGAAATTGACATTACAGGCACTGTAAATGGGCAGCTAACCATACACTCTGCCAAGGATATAGAAATTATTGGCGATGTAACTTACAATACAGATCCTAGAGTGGATATCACTTCTACAGACTTTTTGGGACTTGTAGCTGAACAAGAAATTCGTGTTGATCAATATGCACACACTTTTAGTGGTTCAGGGGATCTAAATATTCATGCCTCTATGATGGCTATGAATCGTTCATTCTATGTAGAAGATTATACTTTAGGTTCACCTCGAGGTGTACTTAATATTCTCGGCGGACTTATTCAGGAAGAACGTGGTCCGGTATCAACTTTTAATAGGTATGGTCTTTCTTCTGGATATAGCAAAGACTATGAATATGATGAAAGGTTGAGATACAACATCCCTCCTTCTTTTCCACGTGAACGTGTATTTTCTATCTTACACTGGAAAGACAAGGTAATATCTAGGCCTACTTCATCAAGCTAA
- a CDS encoding molecular chaperone: MRKITLSAIIAVLSLISAPILAQVTIAPTNLFIDGNTKFGTYMVINGSNQTQEIAIDFFFAYAHLDDNGIRSMVTEDPEAEAKYSIADEVKAFPKNFKLAPGQRQVVRLRISGGNDLADGTYWSRIKTASSPETPPLEIQSNDAVTARVGITVEQVTGLFYKKGETTTGIAVDQINPSLSSDKKKLSVKTNFRRLGNSPFLGSITTSIINSNGEEVRRGFVSTSLYFDGTHLQDFEIEDLPQGTYTIQVTFESNRSDVSSRDLVQMETVTKSTSYTIQ; encoded by the coding sequence ATGAGAAAAATTACTCTTTCCGCAATTATTGCCGTACTAAGTTTAATATCCGCTCCGATATTAGCCCAAGTAACTATTGCTCCTACCAATCTATTTATAGATGGTAATACCAAATTTGGAACCTATATGGTGATAAACGGGTCGAATCAAACGCAAGAAATTGCCATAGATTTCTTCTTCGCTTACGCCCATTTAGATGATAATGGAATACGATCCATGGTTACGGAGGATCCAGAGGCAGAAGCTAAATACTCTATTGCAGATGAAGTAAAAGCATTTCCGAAGAACTTTAAACTCGCTCCAGGTCAACGACAAGTTGTACGACTTAGAATATCGGGTGGAAATGACCTCGCTGATGGCACTTATTGGTCTCGTATTAAAACGGCTTCTTCTCCAGAAACACCACCTTTGGAAATTCAATCTAATGATGCTGTAACTGCAAGAGTTGGTATTACCGTTGAACAGGTTACGGGCTTGTTTTATAAAAAAGGTGAAACAACCACTGGAATTGCTGTTGATCAGATCAATCCTTCGCTCTCATCCGACAAAAAGAAACTATCAGTTAAAACAAACTTTAGGCGGTTAGGAAACTCTCCATTTTTAGGCTCTATTACTACATCAATTATCAATAGCAATGGTGAGGAAGTTCGCAGAGGCTTTGTTTCCACTTCATTATACTTCGACGGCACACATTTGCAAGATTTCGAAATTGAAGATTTACCTCAAGGCACTTATACCATTCAAGTAACTTTCGAATCTAATCGTAGTGATGTATCAAGTAGAGACCTAGTACAAATGGAAACCGTAACTAAGTCAACTTCTTATACGATACAGTGA